From Rhododendron vialii isolate Sample 1 chromosome 10a, ASM3025357v1, the proteins below share one genomic window:
- the LOC131304196 gene encoding U-box domain-containing protein 28-like, with the protein MGRDDLCITVPSFFRCPISLDVMKSPVSLCTGVTYDRSSIQRWLDGGNNTCPATMQVLQTKDFVPNHNLQRLIRIWSDSALTRRPSDPTRTNPPPHITRDQARYLITEIQNPNPNPNLFDAITKLVSFAKDSDQNRKLLATTDRFLPVLVEILTNSISSIMIIGNSMNYIEELFVLLELVLREYRDRDSVTKSIVAKRDPVNSLMISVLKQGSLASRVAVARVLESIATDADQSKSFFAEQSECDDVVWELFRLMSTESDSVAIEAALSALICVAKLKRIRVRLVRLGCVKALEKLLCNPNSSAGVNERVLRLLETVSSCKEGRAEMCRDEACVSAVVRRMLKVSAAATESAVAVLWSLCYLFREEAAAEAVVRSNGLTKILLIMQSNCSPAAKQMAGDLLKVFRVNSKSCLSSYDTKTTHIMPF; encoded by the coding sequence ATGGGGAGGGACGATCTGTGCATCACGGTACCGAGCTTCTTCAGGTGCCCGATCTCACTAGACGTGATGAAATCCCCTGTGAGCCTGTGCACCGGCGTGACCTACGACCGGTCGAGCATCCAACGGTGGCTCGACGGTGGTAACAACACGTGTCCGGCCACGATGCAAGTCCTCCAGACGAAGGACTTCGTCCCCAACCACAACCTCCAGCGCCTCATCCGGATCTGGTCCGACTCCGCCCTTACCCGCCGGCCATCCGACCCGACCCGCACCAACCCTCCCCCTCACATCACCCGAGACCAAGCTCGATACCTTATCACtgaaatccaaaaccctaaccctaatcctaatCTCTTCGACGCCATAACCAAGCTCGTCTCGTTCGCGAAAGATTCCGATCAGAATCGGAAGTTGCTCGCCACAACCGACAGATTCTTACCTGTCCTCGTGGAGATCTTAACTAACAGTATCAGCAGTATTATGATTATTGGAAATAGTATGAATTATATCGAGGAATTGTTTGTTCTTCTGGAATTGGTCCTACGCGAGTACAGAGATCGCGACAGCGTAACCAAATCGATCGTGGCAAAACGTGACCCTGTAAATTCTTTGATGATTTCGGTGCTAAAGCAAGGGAGTCTAGCTTCGCGAGTAGCCGTCGCTAGGGTCTTGGAATCCATCGCGACTGACGCCGATCAGTCCAAGTCGTTCTTCGCCGAGCAGAGCGAATGCGATGACGTCGTGTGGGAATTGTTCCGGTTAATGAGTACAGAATCGGATTCGGTTGCGATTGAAGCTGCCCTGTCTGCCTTGATTTGTGTGGCGAAATTGAAACGGATTCGAGTGCGGTTAGTACGGCTGGGATGCGTAAAAGCGTTGGAGAAGCTGCTGTGCAATCCGAATTCGAGCGCAGGGGTGAACGAGAGAGTGTTGAGGTTACTGGAAACGGTGTCGTCGTGCAAGGAAGGGAGGGCGGAGATGTGCAGGGACGAGGCGTGCGTGTCGGCGGTGGTGAGGAGGATGCTGAAGGTGTCGGCAGCCGCGACGGAGAGCGCGGTGGCGGTGCTGTGGAGCCTGTGCTATTTATTCAgggaggaggcggcggcggaGGCGGTGGTGAGGAGCAACGGGTTGACAAAGATCCTGCTGATAATGCAGAGCAATTGCTCGCCGGCGGCGAAGCAGATGGCCGGGGACTTGTTGAAGGTGTTCAGGGTGAATTCGAAGTCGTGTTTGTCGAGTTATGATACCAAGACTACCCATATCATGCCTTTCTGA
- the LOC131303083 gene encoding uncharacterized protein LOC131303083, which produces MCVGGVVAKTPDAAWDYFEELAEKIQNWDCSDPSKRNVVNPVPSSSKKFQLSEQSDLAHKVTQLFHQIKTLQLHKVTGAAFVAKVEEICVLCEIAGHATGDCQMLPAVMDIFQGTGRTEFNAVNQQLDPYSQTFSPVWKMHPNFQWSNPQPPRPPQVPPPQQHQAFRPPQSQRALKFSQHQQPPGESFQLNPQGQNYVASSSVLSLEKAKSITTLRNGKEVDKAIPPKLIKPLVKPIVLQASVPPIDSPTSEPSPVGEHPKSSQVEEPKAPVSQILAPFPQRLKAPAHANTNVEIYELFKQVRINIPLVDAVKQIPTYAKFLKDLCTQKRKLNVQKKVFLTEQIEKALLDLGTSVNLLPYSIYEQLGLGEMRPTPVTLQLADRSI; this is translated from the exons ATGTGTGTCGGTGGAGTCGTGGCTAAAACCCCTGATGCGGCGTGGGACTATTTTGAGGAATTGgctgaaaaaatacaaaattgggATTGCTCGGACCCCTCTAAAAGAAATGTGGTTAATCCGGTTCCGAGCAgttccaaaaaatttcaattgaGTGAGCAAAGCGACCTTGCACATAAGGTCACTCAGCTCTTTCATCAAATTAAAACTCTGCAACTCCATAAAGTTACCGGTGCTGCCTTTGTGGCCAAGGTGGAGGaaatttgtgttttgtgtgAAATTGCAGGTCATGCTACGGGAGATTGCCAAATGCTCCCCGCCgttatggatatttttcaagGAACCGGGCGAACGGAATTCAATGCCGTTAATCAACAgcttgacccttattctcaaactttCAGCCCGGTGTGGAAAATGCACCCTAATTTCCAATGGAGCAATCCTCAACCTCCCAGACCGCCACAAGTTCCACCGCCTCAACAACACCAAGCATTCCGGCCTCCTCAATCTCAAAGAGCACTGAAGTTCTCTCAACATCAACAACCTCCGGG ggaaagcTTCCAACTCAATCCGCAAGGACAAAATTATGTGGCGAGCTCTTCGGTGCTAAGTCTTGAGAAAGCCAAGTCTATTACAACTTTGCGGAATGGCAAGGAGGTTGACAAGGCCATTCCTCCCAAGCTTATCAAGCCCCTAGTCAAACCAATTGTCTTACAAGCTTCGGTTCCTCCTATTGACTCACCAACCTCGGAGCCTTCTCCAGTTGGTGAGCATCCGAAATCGTCACAGGTGGAAGAGCCCAAGGCCCCCGTCTCCCAAATTTTGGCTCCCTTTCCCCAAAGATTGAAGGCACCGGCCCATGCCAATACCAATGTTGAGATCTATGAGCTTTTCAAGCAAGTGAGAATTAATATCCCATTGGTAGATGCGGTCAAGCAAATCCCCACGTATGCCAAGTTTCTCAAGGACTTATGCACTCAAAAGCGTAAGttgaatgttcaaaagaaggttttcttgacggagcaa attgaaaaagCCCTCCTCGATTTGGGGACTAGTGTGAACTTACTTCCGTATTCCATTTATGAACAACTTGGGTTGGGGGAGATGAGGCCTACTCCGGTGACACTTCAGTTGGCCGATAGAAGCATTTGA